In one window of Elaeis guineensis isolate ETL-2024a unplaced genomic scaffold, EG11 Super_Scaffold_1000033, whole genome shotgun sequence DNA:
- the LOC105036245 gene encoding UPF0481 protein At3g47200-like, which translates to MSTELGDWMVDIDTGVESFNLCEEEKNWTATSIYRVPSFVRDIRERAFTPAVVSFGPYHHNVRHLRPVFEHKHRALIHFLKMASKPLDHFIKAMRPIEKQLQDSYHNLDKKWKDPKHPGQFFMLMILDGCFMLEVMRMRDENYRKKRYATHDPVFSSYGVNHRLPYIKRDMLVMENQLPLLVLKKLLEVEGLQSDMDDVSINEMILQFFGVKAKTTGLGLHPLDVYRKSLLHGTPPWLPLPPIPSQSFEVLRSAVELRESGVKFRKSNSTSLADIDFKDGVLSLPPIEVDDNTDSMLLNIMAFGHLHVGTGS; encoded by the exons ATGAGCACTGAGTTAGGTGATTGGATGGTTGACATTGACACCGGGGTTGAGTCTTTCAACCTTTGCGAAGAAGAGAAGAATTGGACGGCGACGTCGATATACCGGGTGCCCTCCTTCGTCAGAGACATCAGAGAACGCGCCTTCACTCCGGCGGTGGTTTCTTTTGGTCCCTACCATCACAACGTTCGCCACCTGAGGCCAGTGTTTGAGCacaagcaccgggctctgatccACTTCCTCAAGATGGCAAGCAAGCCTCTAGATCACTTCATCAAGGCGATGAGGCCTATCGAGAAGCAACTGCAAGACTCCTACCATAACCTCGACAAGAAGTGGAAAGACCCCAAACACCCTGGCCAATTCTTCATGCTAATGATACTCGACGGGTGTTTCATGCTTGAAGTGATGCGCATGAGAGATGAGAACTATAGAAAAAAGAGGTATGCCACACATGATCCCGTTTTTAGCAGTTATGGAGTGAACCATAGGTTGCCTTATATCAAGAGGGACATGTTGGTGATGGAAAACCAGCTACCTCTTCTAGTTCTAAAGAAGCTGCTTGAAGTCGAAGGCCTTCAAAGTGACATG GACGATGTCTCCATTAACGAGATGATACTCCAGTTCTTTGGGGTGAAGGCTAAGACAACAGGCCTGGGCCTCCATCCGCTCGACGTGTATCGGAAGAGCTTGCTCCATGGTACACCACCGTGGCTACCGCTACCACCCATCCCAAGCCAGAGCTTCGAGGTCCTCAGGTCAGCCGTGGAGCTCCGCGAGTCTGGAGTCAAATTCAGGAAAAGCAATAGCACTAGCCTTGCTGACATCGACTTCAAGGACGGCGTACTGAGCCTCCCACCCATTGAGGTCGATGACAACACCGACAGTATGTTACTCAACATCATGGCCTTTGGGCACCTCCATGTTGGCACCGGCAGCTAG